Proteins co-encoded in one Cupriavidus taiwanensis genomic window:
- a CDS encoding LysR family transcriptional regulator encodes MDQLSDVAFFACINQHGSLAGAAQQLGVTPPAVSKRLAALEARLRVRLLHRTTRRISLTPEGESYLVEGARILAEMEALERAIAGTGSTPHGLLKIGATLGFGRRHIAPALARFARLYPNIEVQLYLSDRPLNLVEQGLDAMIHFGEMPDVRLSARLLANNRRLLCASPSYLAAHGEPSSPRELARHNCIFIREADETFGTWHLRHGAQQETVKVRGTMSTNDGESALAWALDGHGLIVRSEWDAAEHLRSGALRRVLPQWQFAPADIHLVFPARNHRPDKVRALVDFMLEHFAGHRAAGGSNGAGAW; translated from the coding sequence ATGGACCAGCTCTCCGACGTCGCGTTCTTTGCCTGTATCAACCAGCATGGCAGCCTGGCCGGCGCGGCGCAGCAGCTGGGCGTGACGCCGCCCGCGGTCAGCAAGCGGCTGGCGGCGCTGGAGGCACGGCTGCGGGTGCGCTTGCTGCACCGGACCACGCGCCGCATCAGCCTGACGCCGGAAGGCGAGAGCTACCTGGTGGAAGGCGCCCGCATCCTGGCCGAGATGGAGGCGCTGGAACGCGCCATCGCGGGCACCGGCAGTACCCCGCACGGGTTGCTGAAGATCGGCGCCACGCTGGGATTCGGGCGCCGGCATATCGCGCCGGCGCTGGCCCGGTTTGCACGCCTCTACCCGAATATCGAGGTCCAGCTATACCTGAGCGACCGGCCGCTGAACCTGGTCGAACAGGGGCTGGACGCCATGATCCACTTCGGCGAGATGCCGGACGTGCGGCTGAGCGCGCGCCTGCTGGCCAACAATCGCCGGCTGCTGTGCGCTTCGCCGTCGTACCTGGCGGCGCATGGCGAGCCGTCAAGCCCGCGTGAACTGGCGCGTCACAACTGCATCTTCATCCGCGAAGCCGACGAGACCTTCGGCACCTGGCACCTGCGCCACGGCGCGCAGCAGGAGACCGTCAAGGTGCGCGGCACCATGAGCACCAATGACGGGGAGTCGGCGCTGGCGTGGGCGCTCGACGGCCACGGCCTGATCGTGCGCTCGGAGTGGGACGCGGCGGAGCACCTGCGCAGCGGCGCGCTGCGCCGGGTGTTGCCGCAGTGGCAGTTCGCGCCGGCGGACATCCACCTGGTGTTCCCGGCGCGCAATCACCGTCCGGACAAGGTGCGGGCGCTGGTGGATTTCATGCTGGAGCACTTTGCCGGCCACCGCGCCGCCGGTGGCAGCAACGGCGCCGGTGCCTGGTAA
- a CDS encoding tripartite tricarboxylate transporter substrate binding protein, translating into MKVARLTALLMCAASIGTAAAQNYPQRPVRLVVPYAPGGSADIAARLVSEAWAKSLGGTIVVENRAGASGNIGVDAVAKAAADGYTVGLQTVSLAINPGLFPRMPYDTLKDLVPIGMVASSQHVLVVNNNVPATNLQQLIAAARAAPGKLTYGSAGNGSTFHMSAELFKSVANVAIVHVPYRGGGPALVDTIAGQVDMSFPVISAAQQHVQGGKLKALAVTGTRRSAQLPNVPTAAEAGLPGYAFETWFMVFAPAGTPRPVIDKLNAALNTALASPSTRERMVREGFEPTPTTPEAARQRLEKEMPVWARLIKQRGITAE; encoded by the coding sequence ATGAAAGTTGCCCGCCTCACCGCCTTGCTGATGTGCGCCGCGTCGATCGGCACCGCCGCGGCGCAGAACTATCCCCAGCGCCCGGTGCGCCTGGTCGTGCCCTACGCGCCGGGCGGCAGCGCCGACATCGCCGCGCGGCTGGTCTCGGAGGCATGGGCCAAAAGCCTGGGCGGCACCATCGTGGTCGAGAACCGCGCGGGTGCCAGCGGCAATATTGGTGTCGATGCGGTGGCCAAGGCCGCCGCCGACGGCTACACCGTCGGCCTGCAGACCGTATCGCTGGCGATCAACCCGGGCCTGTTCCCGCGCATGCCGTACGACACCCTCAAGGACCTCGTGCCGATCGGCATGGTGGCCAGTTCCCAGCATGTGCTGGTGGTCAACAACAACGTGCCTGCCACCAACCTGCAGCAACTGATCGCTGCGGCCAGGGCCGCGCCCGGCAAGCTGACCTATGGCTCGGCGGGCAACGGCAGCACCTTCCATATGTCGGCCGAACTGTTCAAGTCGGTGGCGAACGTCGCCATCGTCCACGTGCCGTACCGCGGCGGGGGCCCCGCGCTGGTCGACACCATCGCGGGCCAGGTCGACATGAGCTTCCCGGTCATCTCCGCGGCCCAGCAGCATGTGCAGGGCGGCAAGCTCAAGGCGCTCGCGGTCACCGGCACGCGGCGCTCGGCGCAGTTGCCGAACGTGCCGACCGCGGCCGAGGCGGGCCTGCCCGGCTATGCCTTCGAGACCTGGTTCATGGTGTTCGCCCCGGCCGGCACGCCGCGGCCCGTGATCGACAAGCTCAACGCCGCGCTGAACACCGCACTGGCATCGCCGTCGACGCGCGAGCGCATGGTCAGGGAAGGCTTCGAGCCGACGCCGACCACGCCCGAAGCGGCACGCCAGCGCCTGGAAAAGGAAATGCCGGTGTGGGCGCGACTGATCAAGCAGCGCGGCATCACCGCGGAATAA
- the leuC gene encoding 3-isopropylmalate dehydratase large subunit: MPPPKTLYQKLVDAHTVARIDDDNVLLYCDLHLMNEYTSPQAFAGLHEQQRGVMVPGQNVAVVSHIIPTHPGAIRVFADPASALQATNLHANCARHGIPLFDTNDALQGIEHVVAPEHGMIRPGMVVICGDSHTTTYGALGALGFGIGTSEVEHVLATQTLVYRMARTMRIRVDGTLPTGTTAKDLILKIIGAIGAQGARGYVVEYCGTAIRALSVEARFTLCNMTVEAAARGALIAPDAAATDYVLRRAPDIAGLQRDAALAYWGTLHSDADAVFDMEFSFDAGEIEPYVTWGTSPDQVLPVSGTIPFAEAQIDEAEQRSVERALAYTQLQPGAALAGTAIQHVFIGSCTNGRIEDLRAVANVVRGRKVAQGVRAMVVPGSGAVKAQAEREGLAGILIDAGFEWRQPGCSMCLAMNDDVLADGVRCASTTNRNFEGRQGRGAITHLMSPAMAAAAAVTGVITDVRKLETIHA; the protein is encoded by the coding sequence ATGCCCCCCCCCAAGACGCTATACCAGAAGCTGGTCGACGCGCACACCGTCGCCAGGATCGACGACGACAACGTGCTGCTGTACTGCGACCTGCACCTGATGAACGAGTACACCAGCCCGCAGGCCTTCGCCGGGCTGCACGAACAGCAGCGCGGCGTGATGGTGCCCGGCCAGAACGTTGCGGTGGTCAGCCATATCATCCCGACCCATCCCGGCGCAATCCGCGTGTTCGCCGACCCGGCCTCGGCGCTGCAGGCCACCAACCTGCACGCCAACTGCGCGCGCCATGGCATCCCGCTGTTCGACACCAACGATGCGCTGCAGGGCATCGAGCACGTGGTCGCCCCCGAGCACGGCATGATCCGCCCCGGCATGGTGGTGATCTGCGGCGACAGCCATACCACCACCTATGGCGCGCTTGGCGCGCTCGGCTTCGGCATCGGCACCTCCGAGGTCGAACACGTGCTGGCCACGCAGACGCTGGTCTACCGCATGGCCCGCACCATGCGCATCCGCGTCGACGGCACGCTGCCCACCGGCACCACCGCCAAGGATCTGATCCTGAAGATCATCGGCGCGATCGGCGCGCAAGGCGCGCGCGGCTATGTGGTGGAGTACTGCGGCACGGCGATTCGCGCGCTGAGCGTCGAGGCGCGCTTCACGCTGTGCAACATGACCGTCGAGGCGGCCGCGCGCGGCGCGCTGATCGCACCCGACGCGGCGGCCACCGACTACGTGCTGCGCCGCGCGCCGGACATCGCCGGCCTGCAGAGAGACGCCGCCCTTGCCTACTGGGGCACGCTGCACAGCGACGCCGATGCCGTGTTCGACATGGAATTCTCGTTCGATGCCGGCGAGATCGAACCGTACGTGACCTGGGGCACCAGCCCGGACCAGGTGCTGCCGGTCTCCGGCACGATCCCGTTTGCCGAAGCGCAGATCGACGAGGCCGAGCAGCGCTCGGTCGAGCGCGCGCTCGCGTACACGCAATTGCAGCCCGGCGCGGCGCTGGCTGGCACTGCGATCCAGCATGTCTTCATCGGCTCTTGCACCAACGGCCGCATCGAAGACCTGCGCGCGGTGGCCAATGTGGTGCGCGGGCGCAAGGTGGCCCAGGGGGTGCGGGCCATGGTGGTGCCGGGCTCGGGCGCGGTCAAGGCGCAGGCCGAACGCGAGGGGCTGGCCGGCATCCTGATCGACGCCGGCTTCGAATGGCGGCAACCGGGCTGCTCGATGTGCCTGGCAATGAACGACGACGTGCTCGCCGACGGCGTGCGCTGCGCCTCCACCACCAACCGCAACTTCGAGGGCCGGCAAGGGCGCGGCGCCATCACCCACCTGATGAGTCCCGCCATGGCCGCCGCCGCCGCGGTCACCGGCGTCATCACCGACGTCCGCAAGCTGGAGACCATTCATGCCTGA
- the leuD gene encoding 3-isopropylmalate dehydratase small subunit yields MPEPTCIHGKAAAIRFENLDTDQIIPKQFLRGIDKSGLAQGILYDHRFDASGAPRPDFVLNRPEYAGTSILVGGANFGCGSSREHAVWGLQQFGIRAVIAPSFGEIFYSNAMNNRLLLVMLPREVIERLMDAVDADSRNTVSIDLDAMRVRTPAGEHAFALSARHRRMFIEGLDMIGLSLRQRGEIEQFTAQYWSAFPWTQNLAARTRARLGRT; encoded by the coding sequence ATGCCTGAACCCACCTGCATCCACGGCAAAGCCGCCGCGATCCGCTTCGAGAACCTCGACACCGACCAGATCATTCCCAAGCAGTTCCTGCGCGGGATCGACAAGTCCGGCCTGGCGCAGGGCATCCTGTACGACCACCGCTTCGACGCCAGCGGCGCGCCGCGCCCGGACTTCGTGCTGAACCGCCCCGAATACGCCGGCACCAGCATCCTGGTGGGCGGCGCCAACTTCGGCTGCGGCTCCAGCCGCGAGCATGCCGTGTGGGGCCTGCAGCAATTCGGCATCCGCGCCGTGATCGCGCCGAGCTTCGGCGAGATCTTCTACTCCAACGCGATGAACAACCGGCTGCTGCTGGTGATGCTGCCGCGCGAGGTCATCGAGCGCTTGATGGACGCCGTGGACGCGGACAGCCGCAACACCGTCAGCATCGACCTTGATGCCATGCGCGTGCGCACGCCTGCCGGCGAGCACGCGTTTGCACTGTCGGCACGCCATCGCCGCATGTTTATCGAAGGGCTCGACATGATCGGCCTGTCGCTGCGCCAGCGCGGCGAGATCGAGCAGTTCACGGCGCAGTACTGGTCCGCGTTTCCGTGGACGCAAAACTTGGCCGCGCGCACGCGCGCACGACTCGGCCGCACCTGA
- a CDS encoding nitrite reductase, whose amino-acid sequence MKAKNWLYPAIAALPLSLWLGLPHAATKAESKTAQKAEQKAAIPTLTTAEFDHARQIYFERCAGCHGVLRKGATGKALTPDITRARGTEYLKTFIKYGSPAGMPNWGTSGDLTDKEVDLMARYIQLDPPTPPEFALADIEKSRKDIVPVARRPTQKMNQYNLDNLFSVTLRDAGEVALIDGDSKQIINIVKTGYAVHISRMSASGRYLYVIGRDARLDLIDLWLPKPDIVAEVKIGMEARSVETSKYKGYEDKYAVAGSYWPPQYVIMEGDTLKPLKVVSTRGMTVDNEYHPEPRVASIVASHFHPEFVINAKETGKILMVNYSDLANLKTTTIDSAKFLHDGGFDSTGRYFLVAANASDKIAVVDTKEDKLAALVNVGKTPHPGRGANFTHPQFGPVWATSHLGDETISLIGTDPAGHPAQAWKVVQTVKGQGGGSLFIKTHPKSSNLWVDTPLNPDAKLNQSVAVFDTRNLDAGFKVLPIAEWADLKGSGARRVVQAEYNKAGDEVWFSVWGTKDGESALVVVDDKTRTLKTVIKDKRLVTPTGKFNAYNTQHDVY is encoded by the coding sequence ATGAAAGCAAAAAACTGGCTGTATCCGGCAATCGCGGCATTGCCGCTGTCACTCTGGCTAGGCCTGCCTCATGCAGCGACCAAGGCCGAATCCAAGACCGCGCAGAAGGCAGAACAGAAAGCCGCCATCCCCACCCTGACCACCGCTGAATTCGACCACGCGCGGCAGATCTACTTCGAACGCTGCGCCGGCTGCCATGGCGTGCTGCGCAAGGGCGCCACCGGCAAGGCGCTGACCCCGGACATCACCCGCGCGCGCGGCACCGAGTACCTCAAGACCTTCATCAAGTACGGCAGCCCCGCCGGCATGCCCAACTGGGGCACCTCGGGCGACCTCACCGACAAGGAAGTCGACCTGATGGCCCGCTACATCCAGCTCGATCCGCCGACGCCGCCCGAGTTCGCGCTGGCCGATATCGAGAAGAGCCGCAAGGACATCGTGCCGGTGGCCAGGCGCCCGACGCAGAAGATGAACCAGTACAACCTGGACAACCTGTTCTCGGTCACGCTGCGCGACGCCGGCGAGGTCGCGCTGATCGACGGCGACAGCAAGCAGATCATCAATATCGTCAAGACTGGCTATGCGGTGCATATCTCGCGCATGTCGGCGTCGGGACGCTACCTGTACGTGATCGGCCGCGACGCGCGGCTGGACCTGATCGACCTGTGGCTGCCCAAGCCGGACATCGTCGCCGAAGTGAAGATCGGCATGGAGGCGCGCTCGGTCGAGACCTCCAAGTACAAGGGCTACGAAGACAAATACGCGGTAGCGGGCTCGTACTGGCCGCCGCAGTACGTGATCATGGAGGGCGACACGCTCAAGCCGCTCAAGGTGGTGTCCACGCGCGGCATGACCGTTGACAACGAATACCACCCCGAGCCGCGCGTGGCCTCGATCGTGGCCAGCCATTTCCATCCGGAGTTCGTGATCAACGCCAAGGAGACCGGCAAGATCCTGATGGTCAACTACTCGGACCTGGCCAACCTGAAGACCACCACCATCGACTCGGCCAAGTTCCTCCATGACGGCGGCTTCGACTCCACCGGGCGCTACTTCCTGGTCGCCGCCAACGCCTCCGACAAGATCGCCGTGGTCGACACCAAGGAAGACAAGCTGGCCGCGCTGGTCAACGTCGGCAAGACCCCGCATCCGGGTCGCGGCGCCAACTTCACGCATCCTCAGTTCGGCCCGGTCTGGGCCACCAGCCACCTGGGTGACGAGACCATCAGCCTGATCGGCACCGACCCCGCCGGCCACCCGGCGCAGGCGTGGAAGGTGGTGCAGACGGTCAAGGGCCAGGGCGGCGGCTCGCTCTTCATCAAGACCCATCCCAAGTCGTCCAACCTGTGGGTCGATACCCCGCTGAATCCGGATGCCAAGCTCAACCAGTCGGTCGCGGTGTTCGACACGCGCAACCTCGATGCCGGCTTCAAGGTGCTGCCGATCGCAGAGTGGGCTGACCTGAAGGGCAGCGGCGCCAGGCGCGTGGTGCAGGCCGAATACAACAAGGCGGGCGACGAGGTCTGGTTCTCGGTGTGGGGCACCAAGGATGGTGAATCCGCGCTGGTGGTGGTCGACGACAAGACCCGCACGCTCAAGACCGTGATCAAGGACAAGCGCCTGGTCACGCCCACCGGCAAGTTCAACGCCTACAACACGCAGCACGACGTCTACTGA
- a CDS encoding c-type cytochrome produces the protein MRTQPALRALLAASGCLLTFGTAMPAHASQALASSKACLACHATDKKLVGPAFQDIKGKYTGRKDAQAQMVQSILKGSSGRWGPVPMPANAVSEADANTLAKWILSL, from the coding sequence ATGCGAACACAACCCGCGCTGCGTGCGCTGCTGGCAGCGTCCGGCTGCCTGCTGACGTTCGGCACGGCAATGCCGGCACATGCCAGCCAGGCCCTGGCATCGAGCAAGGCCTGCCTGGCGTGCCATGCCACCGACAAGAAGCTGGTCGGCCCCGCCTTCCAGGACATCAAGGGCAAGTACACCGGCAGGAAGGACGCGCAGGCACAGATGGTCCAGTCCATCCTGAAGGGCAGCAGCGGCCGCTGGGGCCCGGTGCCGATGCCAGCCAACGCGGTCAGCGAGGCCGACGCCAACACGCTGGCCAAATGGATCCTTTCCCTCTGA
- a CDS encoding c-type cytochrome has translation MDPFPLSRMGWHRAAAAALVATACAGALAAAQPPAPARQAQLAHWLRDDCGACHGMTLRGGLGPPLTPASLAGKPPDGLAATVLYGRPGTAMPPWQPFMTQDEARWLIDRLQAGQPPAVMPQGN, from the coding sequence ATGGATCCTTTCCCTCTGAGCCGCATGGGATGGCACCGTGCCGCGGCCGCGGCGCTGGTCGCCACAGCCTGCGCCGGCGCACTCGCCGCGGCGCAGCCGCCCGCGCCGGCACGGCAGGCGCAACTGGCGCACTGGCTGCGCGACGACTGCGGCGCCTGCCACGGCATGACCTTGCGCGGCGGGCTGGGCCCGCCGCTGACACCCGCAAGCCTTGCAGGCAAGCCGCCCGATGGCCTCGCGGCCACGGTGCTGTACGGCCGGCCCGGCACGGCGATGCCGCCCTGGCAACCTTTCATGACGCAGGATGAAGCCCGATGGCTGATCGATCGACTGCAGGCCGGCCAGCCGCCGGCCGTCATGCCGCAAGGCAACTGA
- a CDS encoding cytochrome D1 domain-containing protein, with protein sequence MRGLAAAACSVLLAVLAAGCAGTVRGTGDLGVVVERAAGRLQIIETTGMTRLATVAGLGDLSHASVVFSRDARYAYVFGRDGGLTRVDLLNARVTHRVLQAGNSIGGAISQDGRVVAAQNYAPGGIRLFDAQTLAPLADLPAIGSDGRRAKVVGLADLPGRRFAASLFESGEIWIIDAGDPRHPQVARLPAGREPYDGLVTPDGRWYLAGLFGEDGLALVDLWQAPPQARRILSGYGRGNAPLPVYKMPHLRGWAMAQGMAWLPAIGRHEVLVADPAHGWREAARVALAGQPVFAMARPDGRQVWVNFAFPHNDTVQVIDTATRQVVRTLRPCRGVLHMEFTPKGEALWLSCRDDNRVEVYDTGTLERLATLPADNPSGIFFTARAQRFGM encoded by the coding sequence ATGCGCGGGCTGGCCGCGGCGGCATGCAGTGTCCTCTTAGCCGTGCTCGCCGCCGGGTGCGCCGGCACCGTGCGCGGCACCGGCGACCTCGGCGTGGTGGTGGAGCGCGCCGCAGGCCGGCTGCAGATCATCGAGACCACCGGCATGACCCGACTGGCCACGGTCGCAGGGCTGGGCGACCTGTCCCACGCCAGCGTGGTGTTCTCGCGCGATGCCCGCTACGCCTATGTGTTCGGCCGCGATGGCGGCCTGACGCGGGTCGACCTGCTCAACGCCCGTGTCACCCACCGCGTGCTGCAGGCCGGCAACAGCATCGGCGGCGCGATCTCGCAGGATGGCCGCGTGGTCGCCGCGCAGAACTATGCGCCGGGCGGCATCCGGCTGTTCGACGCCCAGACGCTGGCGCCGCTGGCAGACCTGCCGGCGATCGGCAGCGACGGGCGCCGCGCCAAGGTGGTCGGGCTGGCCGACCTGCCCGGCCGGCGCTTTGCCGCCAGCCTGTTCGAATCCGGCGAAATCTGGATCATCGACGCCGGCGATCCGCGTCATCCGCAAGTGGCCCGCCTGCCCGCCGGCCGCGAGCCTTACGACGGGCTGGTCACGCCCGACGGCCGCTGGTACCTGGCGGGCCTGTTCGGCGAAGACGGCCTGGCGCTGGTCGACCTGTGGCAGGCGCCGCCGCAGGCGCGCCGCATCCTGTCCGGCTACGGCCGCGGCAATGCGCCACTGCCGGTCTATAAGATGCCGCACCTGCGCGGCTGGGCCATGGCGCAGGGCATGGCGTGGCTGCCGGCGATCGGGCGCCATGAAGTGCTGGTGGCCGACCCCGCCCACGGCTGGCGCGAGGCGGCGCGCGTGGCGCTGGCGGGCCAGCCGGTATTCGCCATGGCGCGGCCGGACGGGCGCCAGGTGTGGGTCAATTTCGCCTTTCCGCACAACGACACCGTGCAGGTGATCGACACCGCCACGCGCCAGGTGGTTCGCACCCTGCGCCCCTGCCGCGGCGTGCTGCACATGGAATTCACGCCCAAGGGCGAGGCGCTGTGGCTGTCCTGCCGCGACGACAACCGCGTCGAGGTCTACGACACCGGCACCCTCGAACGCCTGGCCACGCTGCCGGCCGACAACCCCAGCGGCATCTTCTTCACCGCGCGCGCGCAGCGCTTCGGCATGTAG
- a CDS encoding siroheme decarboxylase subunit beta — translation MFNEQSLYDQLQRGFPLQPRPYQALAAKAGLCEHALLTLLARDLGTGRISRVGAVFAPNVIGVSTLGALSVPAAQLDRVAARVSACAAVSHNYARSGHRYNLWFVAGARERGMLDATLASIGDLTGLAPLDLPMAREYHIDLGFPLARQHGTRPRRSAGLAAPATALALDDDAWRLVAALEAGLPLTPRPFHALARQARLGVPQVLERLAQWSAQGVIRRLGVVLRHGRFGYRHNAMCVWDVPDARVDAIGARLARQPRVTLCYRRERRLPDWPYNLFAMIHARSAQDLQPALAQVRAAAGLEQVPGTVLVGTHCYKQRGTRYATQVPA, via the coding sequence ATGTTCAACGAGCAAAGCCTCTATGACCAGCTGCAGCGCGGTTTCCCGCTGCAGCCGCGGCCCTACCAGGCGCTGGCCGCGAAAGCCGGGCTGTGCGAGCACGCGTTGCTGACCCTGCTGGCGCGCGATCTCGGCACCGGACGCATCAGCCGCGTCGGCGCGGTGTTCGCGCCGAATGTGATCGGCGTCAGCACGCTGGGCGCCCTGTCGGTGCCGGCGGCGCAGCTGGACCGCGTGGCGGCGCGCGTCAGCGCCTGCGCGGCGGTCAGCCACAACTACGCGCGCAGCGGCCACCGGTACAACCTGTGGTTTGTCGCGGGCGCGCGCGAGCGCGGCATGCTCGATGCCACGCTGGCGTCGATCGGCGACCTCACCGGCCTGGCGCCGCTGGACCTGCCGATGGCACGCGAGTACCACATCGACCTGGGCTTTCCGCTGGCGCGCCAGCACGGCACCCGCCCGCGCCGGTCCGCCGGGCTGGCGGCGCCGGCCACCGCGCTGGCGCTGGACGACGATGCCTGGCGCCTGGTCGCCGCGCTGGAAGCCGGCCTGCCGCTGACGCCGCGCCCGTTCCATGCGCTGGCCAGGCAGGCGCGCCTGGGCGTGCCGCAGGTGCTCGAGCGGCTGGCGCAATGGTCGGCGCAGGGTGTGATCCGGCGCCTGGGGGTGGTGCTGCGCCACGGGCGCTTCGGCTACCGCCACAACGCCATGTGTGTCTGGGACGTGCCGGACGCCCGCGTCGATGCCATCGGCGCGCGGCTGGCGCGGCAGCCGCGCGTGACCCTGTGCTACCGGCGCGAGCGCCGGCTGCCGGACTGGCCCTACAACCTGTTCGCGATGATCCACGCCCGCAGCGCGCAGGACCTGCAGCCCGCACTGGCGCAGGTCCGCGCCGCCGCCGGCCTGGAGCAGGTGCCGGGCACGGTGCTGGTCGGCACGCATTGCTACAAGCAGCGCGGCACGCGCTACGCCACCCAGGTGCCGGCATGA
- a CDS encoding Lrp/AsnC family transcriptional regulator, producing the protein MTTTGTSCDAIDPSVSPDAVDRLDALDRRIINALQRGLPLVPRPYAEAAAALGITEAVLLERLRALLAGGVLTRFGPLYQVERAGGSFVLCACHAPAARMEAIIAAINAHPEVAHHYARTHHLNLWFVLAVALPEQVAPVLARIAAAAGVEVLPFPKEREFFVNLYLPA; encoded by the coding sequence ATGACAACCACCGGCACCTCCTGCGACGCCATCGATCCATCCGTTTCCCCCGATGCGGTCGATCGACTCGATGCGCTCGACCGCCGCATCATCAACGCCCTGCAGCGCGGCCTGCCACTGGTGCCGCGTCCGTACGCCGAAGCCGCCGCGGCGCTCGGCATCACCGAGGCCGTGCTGCTGGAGCGGCTGCGCGCGCTGCTGGCCGGCGGCGTGCTGACGCGCTTCGGCCCGCTGTACCAGGTCGAGCGGGCGGGTGGCAGCTTCGTGTTGTGCGCCTGCCATGCGCCGGCGGCACGGATGGAAGCCATCATCGCCGCCATCAACGCCCACCCCGAGGTCGCGCACCACTATGCGCGCACCCACCACCTGAACCTGTGGTTCGTGCTGGCGGTGGCGCTGCCTGAGCAGGTCGCGCCGGTGCTTGCGCGCATCGCCGCGGCGGCCGGCGTCGAGGTGTTGCCGTTTCCCAAGGAACGCGAGTTCTTCGTCAACCTCTATCTGCCCGCCTGA
- a CDS encoding siroheme decarboxylase subunit beta encodes MPDAVAATDPTDLALIRATQAGLPLVSAPYAAVAAGLGLTEAEVIARLAAMQARGVLRRIAAVPNHYRLGWRANGMTVWDVDDASIDALGARVGALPFVSHCYRRPRRLPHWPYNLFAMVHARSRAEAAPQVAAIAALLGDACRAHDVLWSTRVLKKTGLRLPPPGANPNPDQ; translated from the coding sequence ATGCCCGACGCTGTCGCCGCTACCGACCCCACTGACCTGGCGCTGATCCGCGCCACCCAGGCCGGCCTGCCGCTGGTATCGGCCCCCTACGCCGCGGTCGCCGCCGGACTCGGCCTGACCGAGGCGGAAGTGATAGCGCGGCTGGCGGCGATGCAGGCGCGCGGCGTGCTGCGCCGCATCGCCGCCGTGCCCAACCACTACCGCCTCGGCTGGCGCGCCAACGGCATGACCGTATGGGATGTCGACGACGCCAGCATCGATGCGCTCGGCGCGCGCGTCGGCGCCCTGCCCTTTGTCAGCCATTGCTACCGGCGTCCGCGCCGCTTGCCGCACTGGCCCTACAACCTGTTCGCGATGGTCCATGCCCGCTCGCGCGCAGAGGCCGCGCCGCAGGTCGCCGCGATCGCGGCACTGCTGGGCGACGCCTGCCGCGCGCACGACGTGCTGTGGTCCACCCGCGTGCTGAAGAAAACCGGGCTGCGGCTGCCGCCACCCGGCGCGAACCCCAACCCCGACCAATAG